In Carettochelys insculpta isolate YL-2023 chromosome 31, ASM3395843v1, whole genome shotgun sequence, a single window of DNA contains:
- the LOC142004356 gene encoding uncharacterized protein LOC142004356 isoform X2, which translates to MSHKRVCSFNDDLQNQYKFLKKDSSVSDNSQVICQTCGARFSIAHGGRNDITQHLRTKKHKRAERTQCATPRVSEILVKQNTDADQTHASEGLFAYHSVRHGHDFGSSDCTSQVIKKLYQPKFSSAHTKSEAIIRSVLAPLSTEELQRDLEKCSFITLSVDASNKKGQKLFPVLVRYFHPDSGIHTKIIDFSSLPCETPEVQGEFLCQLIEKHSLGEKLVGLCANTANANFGGAKRAGNNHVWRKLQVKVGKKIFGIGCGAHVIHNCLQAAADCLPIDLESFALKVYKYFHIYSVRVEELREFCQFVNLEYSKLREHSSTQFLSLGPALERILLTFHGLKAYFLSQDKCPTLLKKVFSDPCTKLWLAFATKQIGIFQKTAEAIEKSDSSLTEVALHIRALQNNLAERLRERFVTSHTKVLLQSLVEGGEMNEQEFYDAVDNFYSTSLMYLEHWKPAFECTEKLEWALLRSMPVWDDIQSSLVICHTRIPTISLIDEINLFDEWTNAKPIISCHMADWNTQKTPISERWQKVFQEMDKKAVEYSNLAKAVEFVLCLPGTTAPVERVFSVMNAVWSPEKSHLSDCTRKAILLVQVNFDLDCAAFYEKLLANKQILQKIASHGKYNLPEVSHSGGQHDEGKASTSQEQTALNRWTATTPFSSSSPRLPRGQRREMAVVDRAQVPVSFEEVAVYFTQGQGALLGPAQRALYRDVMRENYETVTSLGLPIPKPALIARLEAEEEPWVPDLQASEERKRLRGSGTGDESMSEDKGGNPQSRGPEEVELQGPFMRRAEESSSQFLEQKKPWSNWHKSERKQGNSKKADEPSEGGTGGKHLKETTAQQKNPKEKKPYKPLECGKNFSERSGLVINRKIHLGEEPYKCLECGNSFIQLSGLISHRRIHMRGGPYACCHCGESFRTNSALMEHQKIHTGEKPYKGLERGKSFRQCSGLIKHGEILAKERPYKCFECGKNFSAPSALIIHQRTHTGEKPFKCLDCGRSFSQRACLITHGRIHTGEKPFKCLECGRSFSRRAYLTNHERIHTGEKPFKCLDCGKSFGQSSGLTSHGKIHTGEQPCKCPECGKSFRQRSSLIRHVRIHTGEKPFKCLECGKSFRQHSSLSRHRTIHRGENLFKCLDCGKSFSQRTNLIRHGRIHARGKPHEGLRGKEELHFQVVTSEASESPHGTKFLSAFVAEQVSFEDQTLLDTRQST; encoded by the exons ATGTCGCACAAACGTGTGTGTTCATTTAATGATGACCTCCAAAACCAGTATAAGTTTTTGAAAAAGGACTCTTCAGTCAGTGACAACAGTCAGGTTATATGTCAAACATGTGGAGCACGTTTTTCCATTGCACATGGTGGCCGGAATGACATCACACAACATCTTCGAACGAAAAAACACAAAAGGGCTGAACGAACTCAGTGTGCAACGCCAAGGGTTTCGGAAATTTTGGTTAAGCAAAACACAGACGCTGATCAAACACATGCAAGTGAGGGACTGTTTGCTTACCATTCTGTGCGCCATGGACACGATTTCGGATCGAGTGATTGTACCTCACAGGTGATTAAAAAACTTTACCAACCCAAATTTTCGTCTGCACATACAAAATCCGAAGCAATAATTCGCAGTGTATTAGCTCCACTGTCGACAGAAGAACTACAGCGTGATTTGGAAAAGTGCTCGTTTATCACGCTGAGTGTGGATGCATCAAACAAAAAGGGTCAAAAGCTGTTCCCTGTTCTCGTGCGCTATTTTCATCCAGATAGTGGGATACACACCAAAATTATTGATTTTTCTTCTCTGCCGTGTGAAACTCCTGAGGTGCAGGGTGAATTTCTGTGTCAGTTAATTGAGAAACATTCTCTTGGTGAAAAGCTTGTTGGGCTCTGTGCCAACACCGCCAATGCAAATTTTGGTGGTGCTAAACGCGCTGGGAACAACCACGTATGGCGGAAACTGCAAGTGAAAGTAGGGAAGAAGATCTTTGGTATCGGTTGTGGTGCTCACGTCATTCACAATTGCCTGCAAGCGGCAGCTGACTGTCTTCCAATTGATTTGGAGTCCTTTGCTCTGAAAGTTTACAAATACTTTCACATTTACTCTGTGCGTGTTGAAGAATTGAGAGAGTTCTgccaatttgtcaaccttgagtaTTCCAAATTGCGAGAGCACAGTAGCACCCAATTCCTTTCTCTTGGTCCAGCACTAGAACGAATTCTGTTGACTTTTCATGGCCTCAAGGCATATTTTCTCTCTCAAGACAAATGCCCAACACTGCTCAAGAAAGTTTTTAGTGACCCTTGCACAAAGCTGTGGCTTGCTTTTGCTACTAAGCAGATAGGCATCTTTCAGAAGACAGCGGAAGCAATCGAGAAAAGTGACTCATCGCTTACAGAAGTTGCATTGCATATTCGTGCCCTTCAAAATAATTTAGCAGAGAGGCTCAGAGAAAGATTTGTCACATCACACACAAAGGTCCTGCTGCAGTCTTTGGTTGAGGGTGGGGAAATGAATGAACAGGAATTTTATGATGCAGTTGATAATTTTTATTCAACGTCTCTGATGTACTTGGAGCACTGGAAACCTGCCTTTGAGTGCACAGAAAAGCTTGAGTGGGCCCTGTTGAGAAGCATGCCGGTGTGGGACGATATCCAGAGCAGTCTTGTTATTTGCCACACAAGAATTCCCACCATAAGTTTGATAGATGAGATTAATCTCTTTGATGAATGGACGAATGCAAAACCAATAATTTCCTGTCACATGGCCGACTGGAACACTCAGAAAACTCCCATTTCTGAAAGGTGGCAGAAGGTTTTTCAAGAGATGGACAAGAAGGCAGTAGAATACTCCAATCTGGCAAAGGCGGTggagtttgttttgtgtttgccaggcaccacagcccctgttGAACGTGTCTTCTCAGTAATGAATGCAGTTTGGTCACCTGAAAAATCACATCTCAGTGATTGTACCAGGAAGGCCATTTTGTTGGTGCAAGTGAATTTTGACCTAGACTGTGCTGCGTTTTATGAGAAGTTGCTGGCAAACAAGCAGATCCTTCAAAAAATTGCTTCACATGGCAAATACAATCTACCAGAAGTATCCCACTCGGGAGGACAGCATGATGAGGGCAAGGCCAGCACTTCTCAAGAGCAGACAGCACTTAATC GCTGGACAGCAACGACCCCGTTTTCCTCCAGCTCACCCCGTCTCCCTCGGGGCCAGAGAAGAGAGATGGCTGTGGTGGATCGAGCTCAG GTGCCGGTGAGCTTCGAGGAGGTGGCCGTGTATTTCACCCAGGGCCAGGGGGCTCTGCTGGGCCCcgctcagagagccctctacagagACGTCATGCGGGAGAACTATGAGACAGTGACCTCGCTGG GACTCCCCATTCCCAAACCTGCCCTGATCGCCCGGCTGGAAGCAGAGGAAGAGCCGTGGGTCCCGGACCTCCAGGCCTCTGAGGAAAGGAAGCGCCTAAGAGGCAGTGGCACAG GTGATGAGAGCATGAGTGAAGACAAGGGTGGGAATCCACAGAGCAGAGGTCCTGAGGAAGTGGAACTGCAGGGACCCTTCATGAGAAGAGCTGAAGAGAGTTCCTCCCAGTTCTTGGAACAGAAAAAACCCTGGAGTAACTGGCACAAATCAGAGAGGAAGCAGGGAAACAGTAAGAAAGCTGATGAACCCAGTGAAGGTGGGACAGGAGGCAAGCATCTAAAGGAAACCACAGCCCAGCAGAAAAATCCCAAGGAAAAGAAACCCTATAAACCCTTGGAATGTGGTAAAAACTTCAGCGAACGCTCAGGCCTGGTTATCAACAGGAAAATCCATCTGGGAGAGGAACCCTATAAATGCCTTGAGTGTGGGAATAGCTTCATTCAGCTCTCAGGCCTCATTTCCCACAGGAGAATCCACATGAGAGGGGGACCATATGCGTGCTGTCATTGTGGGGAAAGTTTCAGAACAAACTCAGCCCTTATGGAACATCAGAAAATCCACACAGGCGAGAAACCTTATAAAGGTTTGGAGCGTGGGAAAAGTTTCAGGCAGTGCTCTGGGCTTATTAAACATGGGGAAATCCTCGCAAAAGAGAGACCGTATAAATGCTTTGAGTGTGGGAAAAACTTTTCTGCCCCCTCCGCTCTTATTATCCATCAGAGAACGCACACTGGGGAGAAGCCTTTTAAATGTTTGGACTGCGGGAGAAGTTTCAGTCAACGGGCATGCCTTATTACCCATGGGAGAATCCATACAGGGGAGAAACCCTTTAAATGTTTGGAGTGTGGGCGAAGTTTCAGTCGGCGTGCGTACCTTACTAATCACGAGAGAATCCACACGGGAGAGAAACCCTTTAAATGcttggactgtgggaaaagtttcggTCAGAGTTCTGGCCTTACCAGCCACGGgaaaatccacacaggagagcaACCATGCAAATGCCCTGAGTGTGGGAAGAGTTTCCGTCAGCGCTCAAGCCTTATCAGGCACGTGAGAATCCATacgggagagaaacccttcaaatgtttggagtgtgggaaaagtttcaggcAGCACTCAAGCCTCAGCAGGCATAGGACAATCCATAGGGGAGAGAATCTGTTTAAATGcttggactgtgggaaaagtttcagtcagCGCACAAACCTAATTAGGCATGGGAGAATTCACGCCAGAGGGAAACCCCATGAAGGCTTGAGGGGAAAGGAAGAGCTTCATTTCCAGGTTGTAACTTCGGAAGCATCTGAGAGTCCACATGGGACAAAATTTCTCAGTGCTTTCGTTGCGGAACAAGTTTCATTTGAAGATCAAACCTTGCTTGATACGAGACAGTCAACATAA
- the LOC142004356 gene encoding uncharacterized protein LOC142004356 isoform X8 codes for MAVVDRAQVPVSFEEVAVYFTQGQGALLGPAQRALYRDVMRENYETVTSLGLPIPKPALIARLEAEEEPWVPDLQASEERKRLRGSGTAGDESMSEDKGGNPQSRGPEEVELQGPFMRRAEESSSQFLEQKKPWSNWHKSERKQGNSKKADEPSEGGTGGKHLKETTAQQKNPKEKKPYKPLECGKNFSERSGLVINRKIHLGEEPYKCLECGNSFIQLSGLISHRRIHMRGGPYACCHCGESFRTNSALMEHQKIHTGEKPYKGLERGKSFRQCSGLIKHGEILAKERPYKCFECGKNFSAPSALIIHQRTHTGEKPFKCLDCGRSFSQRACLITHGRIHTGEKPFKCLECGRSFSRRAYLTNHERIHTGEKPFKCLDCGKSFGQSSGLTSHGKIHTGEQPCKCPECGKSFRQRSSLIRHVRIHTGEKPFKCLECGKSFRQHSSLSRHRTIHRGENLFKCLDCGKSFSQRTNLIRHGRIHARGKPHEGLRGKEELHFQVVTSEASESPHGTKFLSAFVAEQVSFEDQTLLDTRQST; via the exons ATGGCTGTGGTGGATCGAGCTCAG GTGCCGGTGAGCTTCGAGGAGGTGGCCGTGTATTTCACCCAGGGCCAGGGGGCTCTGCTGGGCCCcgctcagagagccctctacagagACGTCATGCGGGAGAACTATGAGACAGTGACCTCGCTGG GACTCCCCATTCCCAAACCTGCCCTGATCGCCCGGCTGGAAGCAGAGGAAGAGCCGTGGGTCCCGGACCTCCAGGCCTCTGAGGAAAGGAAGCGCCTAAGAGGCAGTGGCACAG CAGGTGATGAGAGCATGAGTGAAGACAAGGGTGGGAATCCACAGAGCAGAGGTCCTGAGGAAGTGGAACTGCAGGGACCCTTCATGAGAAGAGCTGAAGAGAGTTCCTCCCAGTTCTTGGAACAGAAAAAACCCTGGAGTAACTGGCACAAATCAGAGAGGAAGCAGGGAAACAGTAAGAAAGCTGATGAACCCAGTGAAGGTGGGACAGGAGGCAAGCATCTAAAGGAAACCACAGCCCAGCAGAAAAATCCCAAGGAAAAGAAACCCTATAAACCCTTGGAATGTGGTAAAAACTTCAGCGAACGCTCAGGCCTGGTTATCAACAGGAAAATCCATCTGGGAGAGGAACCCTATAAATGCCTTGAGTGTGGGAATAGCTTCATTCAGCTCTCAGGCCTCATTTCCCACAGGAGAATCCACATGAGAGGGGGACCATATGCGTGCTGTCATTGTGGGGAAAGTTTCAGAACAAACTCAGCCCTTATGGAACATCAGAAAATCCACACAGGCGAGAAACCTTATAAAGGTTTGGAGCGTGGGAAAAGTTTCAGGCAGTGCTCTGGGCTTATTAAACATGGGGAAATCCTCGCAAAAGAGAGACCGTATAAATGCTTTGAGTGTGGGAAAAACTTTTCTGCCCCCTCCGCTCTTATTATCCATCAGAGAACGCACACTGGGGAGAAGCCTTTTAAATGTTTGGACTGCGGGAGAAGTTTCAGTCAACGGGCATGCCTTATTACCCATGGGAGAATCCATACAGGGGAGAAACCCTTTAAATGTTTGGAGTGTGGGCGAAGTTTCAGTCGGCGTGCGTACCTTACTAATCACGAGAGAATCCACACGGGAGAGAAACCCTTTAAATGcttggactgtgggaaaagtttcggTCAGAGTTCTGGCCTTACCAGCCACGGgaaaatccacacaggagagcaACCATGCAAATGCCCTGAGTGTGGGAAGAGTTTCCGTCAGCGCTCAAGCCTTATCAGGCACGTGAGAATCCATacgggagagaaacccttcaaatgtttggagtgtgggaaaagtttcaggcAGCACTCAAGCCTCAGCAGGCATAGGACAATCCATAGGGGAGAGAATCTGTTTAAATGcttggactgtgggaaaagtttcagtcagCGCACAAACCTAATTAGGCATGGGAGAATTCACGCCAGAGGGAAACCCCATGAAGGCTTGAGGGGAAAGGAAGAGCTTCATTTCCAGGTTGTAACTTCGGAAGCATCTGAGAGTCCACATGGGACAAAATTTCTCAGTGCTTTCGTTGCGGAACAAGTTTCATTTGAAGATCAAACCTTGCTTGATACGAGACAGTCAACATAA
- the LOC142004356 gene encoding uncharacterized protein LOC142004356 isoform X5 translates to MSHKRVCSFNDDLQNQYKFLKKDSSVSDNSQVICQTCGARFSIAHGGRNDITQHLRTKKHKRAERTQCATPRVSEILVKQNTDADQTHASEGLFAYHSVRHGHDFGSSDCTSQVIKKLYQPKFSSAHTKSEAIIRSVLAPLSTEELQRDLEKCSFITLSVDASNKKGQKLFPVLVRYFHPDSGIHTKIIDFSSLPCETPEVQGEFLCQLIEKHSLGEKLVGLCANTANANFGGAKRAGNNHVWRKLQVKVGKKIFGIGCGAHVIHNCLQAAADCLPIDLESFALKVYKYFHIYSVRVEELREFCQFVNLEYSKLREHSSTQFLSLGPALERILLTFHGLKAYFLSQDKCPTLLKKVFSDPCTKLWLAFATKQIGIFQKTAEAIEKSDSSLTEVALHIRALQNNLAERLRERFVTSHTKVLLQSLVEGGEMNEQEFYDAVDNFYSTSLMYLEHWKPAFECTEKLEWALLRSMPVWDDIQSSLVICHTRIPTISLIDEINLFDEWTNAKPIISCHMADWNTQKTPISERWQKVFQEMDKKAVEYSNLAKAVEFVLCLPGTTAPVERVFSVMNAVWSPEKSHLSDCTRKAILLVQVNFDLDCAAFYEKLLANKQILQKIASHGKYNLPEVSHSGGQHDEGKASTSQEQTALNRWTATTPFSSSSPRLPRGQRREMAVVDRAQVPVSFEEVAVYFTQGQGALLGPAQRALYRDVMRENYETVTSLVCEQCDAVAKKANMILGCINRCVVNKT, encoded by the exons ATGTCGCACAAACGTGTGTGTTCATTTAATGATGACCTCCAAAACCAGTATAAGTTTTTGAAAAAGGACTCTTCAGTCAGTGACAACAGTCAGGTTATATGTCAAACATGTGGAGCACGTTTTTCCATTGCACATGGTGGCCGGAATGACATCACACAACATCTTCGAACGAAAAAACACAAAAGGGCTGAACGAACTCAGTGTGCAACGCCAAGGGTTTCGGAAATTTTGGTTAAGCAAAACACAGACGCTGATCAAACACATGCAAGTGAGGGACTGTTTGCTTACCATTCTGTGCGCCATGGACACGATTTCGGATCGAGTGATTGTACCTCACAGGTGATTAAAAAACTTTACCAACCCAAATTTTCGTCTGCACATACAAAATCCGAAGCAATAATTCGCAGTGTATTAGCTCCACTGTCGACAGAAGAACTACAGCGTGATTTGGAAAAGTGCTCGTTTATCACGCTGAGTGTGGATGCATCAAACAAAAAGGGTCAAAAGCTGTTCCCTGTTCTCGTGCGCTATTTTCATCCAGATAGTGGGATACACACCAAAATTATTGATTTTTCTTCTCTGCCGTGTGAAACTCCTGAGGTGCAGGGTGAATTTCTGTGTCAGTTAATTGAGAAACATTCTCTTGGTGAAAAGCTTGTTGGGCTCTGTGCCAACACCGCCAATGCAAATTTTGGTGGTGCTAAACGCGCTGGGAACAACCACGTATGGCGGAAACTGCAAGTGAAAGTAGGGAAGAAGATCTTTGGTATCGGTTGTGGTGCTCACGTCATTCACAATTGCCTGCAAGCGGCAGCTGACTGTCTTCCAATTGATTTGGAGTCCTTTGCTCTGAAAGTTTACAAATACTTTCACATTTACTCTGTGCGTGTTGAAGAATTGAGAGAGTTCTgccaatttgtcaaccttgagtaTTCCAAATTGCGAGAGCACAGTAGCACCCAATTCCTTTCTCTTGGTCCAGCACTAGAACGAATTCTGTTGACTTTTCATGGCCTCAAGGCATATTTTCTCTCTCAAGACAAATGCCCAACACTGCTCAAGAAAGTTTTTAGTGACCCTTGCACAAAGCTGTGGCTTGCTTTTGCTACTAAGCAGATAGGCATCTTTCAGAAGACAGCGGAAGCAATCGAGAAAAGTGACTCATCGCTTACAGAAGTTGCATTGCATATTCGTGCCCTTCAAAATAATTTAGCAGAGAGGCTCAGAGAAAGATTTGTCACATCACACACAAAGGTCCTGCTGCAGTCTTTGGTTGAGGGTGGGGAAATGAATGAACAGGAATTTTATGATGCAGTTGATAATTTTTATTCAACGTCTCTGATGTACTTGGAGCACTGGAAACCTGCCTTTGAGTGCACAGAAAAGCTTGAGTGGGCCCTGTTGAGAAGCATGCCGGTGTGGGACGATATCCAGAGCAGTCTTGTTATTTGCCACACAAGAATTCCCACCATAAGTTTGATAGATGAGATTAATCTCTTTGATGAATGGACGAATGCAAAACCAATAATTTCCTGTCACATGGCCGACTGGAACACTCAGAAAACTCCCATTTCTGAAAGGTGGCAGAAGGTTTTTCAAGAGATGGACAAGAAGGCAGTAGAATACTCCAATCTGGCAAAGGCGGTggagtttgttttgtgtttgccaggcaccacagcccctgttGAACGTGTCTTCTCAGTAATGAATGCAGTTTGGTCACCTGAAAAATCACATCTCAGTGATTGTACCAGGAAGGCCATTTTGTTGGTGCAAGTGAATTTTGACCTAGACTGTGCTGCGTTTTATGAGAAGTTGCTGGCAAACAAGCAGATCCTTCAAAAAATTGCTTCACATGGCAAATACAATCTACCAGAAGTATCCCACTCGGGAGGACAGCATGATGAGGGCAAGGCCAGCACTTCTCAAGAGCAGACAGCACTTAATC GCTGGACAGCAACGACCCCGTTTTCCTCCAGCTCACCCCGTCTCCCTCGGGGCCAGAGAAGAGAGATGGCTGTGGTGGATCGAGCTCAG GTGCCGGTGAGCTTCGAGGAGGTGGCCGTGTATTTCACCCAGGGCCAGGGGGCTCTGCTGGGCCCcgctcagagagccctctacagagACGTCATGCGGGAGAACTATGAGACAGTGACCTCGCTGG TGtgtgaacagtgtgatgctgttgcaaaaaaagcaaacatgattctgggctgcattaacaggtgtgttgtgaacaagacatga
- the LOC142004356 gene encoding uncharacterized protein LOC142004356 isoform X3 → MSHKRVCSFNDDLQNQYKFLKKDSSVSDNSQVICQTCGARFSIAHGGRNDITQHLRTKKHKRAERTQCATPRVSEILVKQNTDADQTHASEGLFAYHSVRHGHDFGSSDCTSQVIKKLYQPKFSSAHTKSEAIIRSVLAPLSTEELQRDLEKCSFITLSVDASNKKGQKLFPVLVRYFHPDSGIHTKIIDFSSLPCETPEVQGEFLCQLIEKHSLGEKLVGLCANTANANFGGAKRAGNNHVWRKLQVKVGKKIFGIGCGAHVIHNCLQAAADCLPIDLESFALKVYKYFHIYSVRVEELREFCQFVNLEYSKLREHSSTQFLSLGPALERILLTFHGLKAYFLSQDKCPTLLKKVFSDPCTKLWLAFATKQIGIFQKTAEAIEKSDSSLTEVALHIRALQNNLAERLRERFVTSHTKVLLQSLVEGGEMNEQEFYDAVDNFYSTSLMYLEHWKPAFECTEKLEWALLRSMPVWDDIQSSLVICHTRIPTISLIDEINLFDEWTNAKPIISCHMADWNTQKTPISERWQKVFQEMDKKAVEYSNLAKAVEFVLCLPGTTAPVERVFSVMNAVWSPEKSHLSDCTRKAILLVQVNFDLDCAAFYEKLLANKQILQKIASHGKYNLPEVSHSGGQHDEGKASTSQEQTALNRWTATTPFSSSSPRLPRGQRREMAVVDRAQVPVSFEEVAVYFTQGQGALLGPAQRALYRDVMRENYETVTSLAGDESMSEDKGGNPQSRGPEEVELQGPFMRRAEESSSQFLEQKKPWSNWHKSERKQGNSKKADEPSEGGTGGKHLKETTAQQKNPKEKKPYKPLECGKNFSERSGLVINRKIHLGEEPYKCLECGNSFIQLSGLISHRRIHMRGGPYACCHCGESFRTNSALMEHQKIHTGEKPYKGLERGKSFRQCSGLIKHGEILAKERPYKCFECGKNFSAPSALIIHQRTHTGEKPFKCLDCGRSFSQRACLITHGRIHTGEKPFKCLECGRSFSRRAYLTNHERIHTGEKPFKCLDCGKSFGQSSGLTSHGKIHTGEQPCKCPECGKSFRQRSSLIRHVRIHTGEKPFKCLECGKSFRQHSSLSRHRTIHRGENLFKCLDCGKSFSQRTNLIRHGRIHARGKPHEGLRGKEELHFQVVTSEASESPHGTKFLSAFVAEQVSFEDQTLLDTRQST, encoded by the exons ATGTCGCACAAACGTGTGTGTTCATTTAATGATGACCTCCAAAACCAGTATAAGTTTTTGAAAAAGGACTCTTCAGTCAGTGACAACAGTCAGGTTATATGTCAAACATGTGGAGCACGTTTTTCCATTGCACATGGTGGCCGGAATGACATCACACAACATCTTCGAACGAAAAAACACAAAAGGGCTGAACGAACTCAGTGTGCAACGCCAAGGGTTTCGGAAATTTTGGTTAAGCAAAACACAGACGCTGATCAAACACATGCAAGTGAGGGACTGTTTGCTTACCATTCTGTGCGCCATGGACACGATTTCGGATCGAGTGATTGTACCTCACAGGTGATTAAAAAACTTTACCAACCCAAATTTTCGTCTGCACATACAAAATCCGAAGCAATAATTCGCAGTGTATTAGCTCCACTGTCGACAGAAGAACTACAGCGTGATTTGGAAAAGTGCTCGTTTATCACGCTGAGTGTGGATGCATCAAACAAAAAGGGTCAAAAGCTGTTCCCTGTTCTCGTGCGCTATTTTCATCCAGATAGTGGGATACACACCAAAATTATTGATTTTTCTTCTCTGCCGTGTGAAACTCCTGAGGTGCAGGGTGAATTTCTGTGTCAGTTAATTGAGAAACATTCTCTTGGTGAAAAGCTTGTTGGGCTCTGTGCCAACACCGCCAATGCAAATTTTGGTGGTGCTAAACGCGCTGGGAACAACCACGTATGGCGGAAACTGCAAGTGAAAGTAGGGAAGAAGATCTTTGGTATCGGTTGTGGTGCTCACGTCATTCACAATTGCCTGCAAGCGGCAGCTGACTGTCTTCCAATTGATTTGGAGTCCTTTGCTCTGAAAGTTTACAAATACTTTCACATTTACTCTGTGCGTGTTGAAGAATTGAGAGAGTTCTgccaatttgtcaaccttgagtaTTCCAAATTGCGAGAGCACAGTAGCACCCAATTCCTTTCTCTTGGTCCAGCACTAGAACGAATTCTGTTGACTTTTCATGGCCTCAAGGCATATTTTCTCTCTCAAGACAAATGCCCAACACTGCTCAAGAAAGTTTTTAGTGACCCTTGCACAAAGCTGTGGCTTGCTTTTGCTACTAAGCAGATAGGCATCTTTCAGAAGACAGCGGAAGCAATCGAGAAAAGTGACTCATCGCTTACAGAAGTTGCATTGCATATTCGTGCCCTTCAAAATAATTTAGCAGAGAGGCTCAGAGAAAGATTTGTCACATCACACACAAAGGTCCTGCTGCAGTCTTTGGTTGAGGGTGGGGAAATGAATGAACAGGAATTTTATGATGCAGTTGATAATTTTTATTCAACGTCTCTGATGTACTTGGAGCACTGGAAACCTGCCTTTGAGTGCACAGAAAAGCTTGAGTGGGCCCTGTTGAGAAGCATGCCGGTGTGGGACGATATCCAGAGCAGTCTTGTTATTTGCCACACAAGAATTCCCACCATAAGTTTGATAGATGAGATTAATCTCTTTGATGAATGGACGAATGCAAAACCAATAATTTCCTGTCACATGGCCGACTGGAACACTCAGAAAACTCCCATTTCTGAAAGGTGGCAGAAGGTTTTTCAAGAGATGGACAAGAAGGCAGTAGAATACTCCAATCTGGCAAAGGCGGTggagtttgttttgtgtttgccaggcaccacagcccctgttGAACGTGTCTTCTCAGTAATGAATGCAGTTTGGTCACCTGAAAAATCACATCTCAGTGATTGTACCAGGAAGGCCATTTTGTTGGTGCAAGTGAATTTTGACCTAGACTGTGCTGCGTTTTATGAGAAGTTGCTGGCAAACAAGCAGATCCTTCAAAAAATTGCTTCACATGGCAAATACAATCTACCAGAAGTATCCCACTCGGGAGGACAGCATGATGAGGGCAAGGCCAGCACTTCTCAAGAGCAGACAGCACTTAATC GCTGGACAGCAACGACCCCGTTTTCCTCCAGCTCACCCCGTCTCCCTCGGGGCCAGAGAAGAGAGATGGCTGTGGTGGATCGAGCTCAG GTGCCGGTGAGCTTCGAGGAGGTGGCCGTGTATTTCACCCAGGGCCAGGGGGCTCTGCTGGGCCCcgctcagagagccctctacagagACGTCATGCGGGAGAACTATGAGACAGTGACCTCGCTGG CAGGTGATGAGAGCATGAGTGAAGACAAGGGTGGGAATCCACAGAGCAGAGGTCCTGAGGAAGTGGAACTGCAGGGACCCTTCATGAGAAGAGCTGAAGAGAGTTCCTCCCAGTTCTTGGAACAGAAAAAACCCTGGAGTAACTGGCACAAATCAGAGAGGAAGCAGGGAAACAGTAAGAAAGCTGATGAACCCAGTGAAGGTGGGACAGGAGGCAAGCATCTAAAGGAAACCACAGCCCAGCAGAAAAATCCCAAGGAAAAGAAACCCTATAAACCCTTGGAATGTGGTAAAAACTTCAGCGAACGCTCAGGCCTGGTTATCAACAGGAAAATCCATCTGGGAGAGGAACCCTATAAATGCCTTGAGTGTGGGAATAGCTTCATTCAGCTCTCAGGCCTCATTTCCCACAGGAGAATCCACATGAGAGGGGGACCATATGCGTGCTGTCATTGTGGGGAAAGTTTCAGAACAAACTCAGCCCTTATGGAACATCAGAAAATCCACACAGGCGAGAAACCTTATAAAGGTTTGGAGCGTGGGAAAAGTTTCAGGCAGTGCTCTGGGCTTATTAAACATGGGGAAATCCTCGCAAAAGAGAGACCGTATAAATGCTTTGAGTGTGGGAAAAACTTTTCTGCCCCCTCCGCTCTTATTATCCATCAGAGAACGCACACTGGGGAGAAGCCTTTTAAATGTTTGGACTGCGGGAGAAGTTTCAGTCAACGGGCATGCCTTATTACCCATGGGAGAATCCATACAGGGGAGAAACCCTTTAAATGTTTGGAGTGTGGGCGAAGTTTCAGTCGGCGTGCGTACCTTACTAATCACGAGAGAATCCACACGGGAGAGAAACCCTTTAAATGcttggactgtgggaaaagtttcggTCAGAGTTCTGGCCTTACCAGCCACGGgaaaatccacacaggagagcaACCATGCAAATGCCCTGAGTGTGGGAAGAGTTTCCGTCAGCGCTCAAGCCTTATCAGGCACGTGAGAATCCATacgggagagaaacccttcaaatgtttggagtgtgggaaaagtttcaggcAGCACTCAAGCCTCAGCAGGCATAGGACAATCCATAGGGGAGAGAATCTGTTTAAATGcttggactgtgggaaaagtttcagtcagCGCACAAACCTAATTAGGCATGGGAGAATTCACGCCAGAGGGAAACCCCATGAAGGCTTGAGGGGAAAGGAAGAGCTTCATTTCCAGGTTGTAACTTCGGAAGCATCTGAGAGTCCACATGGGACAAAATTTCTCAGTGCTTTCGTTGCGGAACAAGTTTCATTTGAAGATCAAACCTTGCTTGATACGAGACAGTCAACATAA